The sequence below is a genomic window from Desulfovibrionales bacterium.
GTCATCGCCAGATGCGCCAGAGCCGTGGCAACAAGCAAGGCGCGCCGCAAGGCATCGTAGCGGATGACAAAGCAGGCAAGGGCTGCGGCGGCGGGAATAAGGACGAGAGCAAGCGTCATGGGTTGGATTCCTCAGTTTCGCCCTGGTTCCAGTCGCTGAGACGAGCGAGCCTGTGGGTATCGATGTGGTCGAACTCGCGGCTTATGTGGAAGATCATGATTCCCATAATGAAGACGGCTACGAAGACGTCGAGCAGGACACCCATTTCCACCAGCCACGGCTGTTCGGACGAGATCGTGGTTCCGAAGGCATAGACACCGTTCTCCAGCACGAGATAACCCAGGACCTGGGTGAGCGCTTTCTTGCGGGTCACGATAAGGAAGAATCCCACAAGGATGGTGAAAAAGGCGATGGCCACCATGAGCCGCAAGTCCGCTGAAACAGGCAGCGCCAGACGCGATCTCATGCAGAGGACGACGGCGAGGGCCACGACCCCGAAAATGATGGACAATACATACCCCACAAAGGGCTCGGTCTCGCGCCGGACGTCCGCAGCCCTCAATGCCTTAAAGAGCAGCCACGGGAAGACCACACCTTTAAGGGCCAGAGCGCTTGTGGCGAGCACTATGGCATGAACGCTCCACTCCGCAGAGCCAAACAGAATGGGCAGAAGGCCCAGGGCTATTCCCTGGACCGCCACAACCTTGATACAAAAACCGAGCTGGCTCGATCCAAGCAGCGCCAGGTTGCTCAGGATCAGAAGCAGAGTAATGGTGTCAAACCAGGTATTCATCCTTACCTCAGAGCCAGCATCAGAGCCAGGGTGGAGAATGCGCCCGCCCCCACCAGGAGCTGCGGCACGCGGACCAGGCGCAGGCGCGCCATACACGATTCCACAATCCCTACCAGCACGGCGACGGCCATAATCCCGACAAGGACGGCCGCCCCGTCAAGCCAGGGATTGCCCGTCCGGACCGGCACCACCACCCCCACCAGGAGAGCGCTCAGCACCCAGAGCTTGAGGGCCGCTCCGTAGAGAATAAAAGCGAAATCCGGACCGCTGTGGTCTAAGACCATGACCTCGTGGATCATGGTCAGTTCCAGGTGCGTGTTCGGGTCATCCACCGGGATACGGGCGTTTTCCGCCAGGAGGACAATAAACAGGGCCACAGCCAGAAGCAGCAGGATGATGCCGGACCGCGTCCAGACCTCGCCCGTCAGGGCGAAAATCATGCCCGAGAGGGAAAGGCTCTTCGTTTCCCGCGCCAGCACTGCCAATCCCAGCAAGAGGGCCGGTTCCGCCAGAGCGGAAAAGAACACCTCGCGGCTGGCACCCATGCCCTCGAAGCTGGAACCGGTGTCCAGGGCCGCAACGACCGTGAGAAAACGCATCAAGCCTAGGAGATACGCGAACAAGATCAGGTCCCCCGCAAAGGACACGGGCGCGCCTATGCCGCCCAGAGGCACCAAACCCGCTGCCGCCGATACCGCCGCCAGTCCGGCCACGGGGCCGCAGACAAAGACCCAGGTGGTGGTGCGACTGTAGACTGCACCTTTCTGCAGGAGCTTCCAGCAATCAAAATAGGCCTGCACGAGGGGCGCCCCCCGGCGTCCGGCAAAGAACGCCTTGGTCCGGTTTATGATGCCGAGGAGCAAGGGGGACAGCAAAAGGGCCAGGAACCAGGAGACATATCCGGCAGTGTTCATGGCATTCCCCCCAGTTTCCATACGATCAACGCCATGAGGGCCACGGCGATATAGAGCATGTACAATTGCACGCGGCCGTGCTGCAACCAGCGCAGTCTCGAAAGGCCCCATACGACGCCGCGAAACACGGGAGCGTACAGCTTCTCGCGGTAAGTATCCGGAGTAGACGTATGTAGGGCCGCACTCCGCGGGAAAAGACCGGAAGGCCGCGAGATGCGGCGTTCTGTCCAGAGAAAAATGCGGAAGAAATCCGTCAGGGGTTGAGCAAACGAGGACGCGGTGTACTGCATGCGCGGCGAGGGCTGGGCATACCCGCAATCCCAGGTAACTCCTTCCCCTATGGTACGCCTTGCCAGGAGCCGGAGCCGCAGCAGTGCAAACGCACCAATCATGGCCAGCAGGCCGCAAGCCCCCCGCGCCACCACGGCGAGCGGCTGGGCAGCTGTCATGAGTTCCGCCCGCACCACGTTTCGTGCCAGCGGCGCAAGCTGTGCCACCACGGGCGACATGAGCCTGAGGGCCAAGGGCGCCAGAAGCCCGATCAGAACGCAACCGGCGGCCAGCACGCCCATCGGAAGGCGCATGGCCCACCCCACCTCGTGGGTCCGGGACAGGTCGCTCCGCGGCTCGCCGAGGAAGATAATGCCGAAGGCTTTGGCAAAGCAGGCCGCAGCCAGTCCTCCGATCAGGGCCAGGCCGGCAATGACGGCAGACAGAGTGCCGACCACGGCTGCATCATTCACCGCTCCACCCCGGAAGGCGCCCAGGTAGATCAGAAATTCACTTACAAATCCGTTCAGGGGCGGCAGCCCGCAGATCGCCGCCGCGCCGATGAGAAAGGTCACACCGGTCCAGGGCATCCTTTTCATAAGTCCACCCAGAAGATCAATCTCCC
It includes:
- a CDS encoding NADH-quinone oxidoreductase subunit H; its protein translation is MNTAGYVSWFLALLLSPLLLGIINRTKAFFAGRRGAPLVQAYFDCWKLLQKGAVYSRTTTWVFVCGPVAGLAAVSAAAGLVPLGGIGAPVSFAGDLILFAYLLGLMRFLTVVAALDTGSSFEGMGASREVFFSALAEPALLLGLAVLARETKSLSLSGMIFALTGEVWTRSGIILLLLAVALFIVLLAENARIPVDDPNTHLELTMIHEVMVLDHSGPDFAFILYGAALKLWVLSALLVGVVVPVRTGNPWLDGAAVLVGIMAVAVLVGIVESCMARLRLVRVPQLLVGAGAFSTLALMLALR